A region from the Paenibacillus humicola genome encodes:
- a CDS encoding acyltransferase family protein, with product MPKSRTAEMQASDQPSSEPERRYMPGLDGLRALAVLAVIFYHLNYGWAPGGFLGVAVFFVLSGYLITDLLAAEWREAGRIDLKRFWVRRFRRLVPALVVLLAAAAVWEAAFEQPGLTALMQNALSALLYVNNWWLIVHQVSYFESFGPASPVGHLWSLSVEEQFYLLWPFLLLAGFRFIRRRGLLLAAIVLLAAGSAVLMAGLYQPGSDPSRVYYGTDTRAFGLLIGAALAVVWPSRRLGSTVSAGVRKTVDAVGTAGLLAVLLMMWRIDEYNDFLYRGGFVVLSVCTAAAVAAIAHPASRLGAFMSWKPLRWIGERSYGIYLWHYTVIVATSPAVNTNGVNVPLSLLQIAVSFGLAALSYRYIERPIRNGALKGLRRRMTAAWRGARPAAKGKMTYASALCLLMICLIGAACKDSTSPAQAASNPQTPVMSGDGQQAAGEPAARNGQPGSGELPAQSDAADQPGGGETPAQSGGAGQPGSGATPAQSGAAGASPGSAQAGTGAPRQGRDGGPNQGAAGTGAAGKPAAKAGEGVTAIGDSVLLGVSKQLEKRLPGIVVDAKVGRQMTQAADELTRLKAEGKLGSRVIIELGTNGPFAKKQLVKLLDALKSADRVLLVNTRVPRKWQDDVNKSLKSAAADYPNVKLVDWYAASKGHDAFFTRDGVHLQTDGAKFYAAMLADALQQE from the coding sequence TTGCCCAAATCGAGAACGGCGGAGATGCAAGCGTCCGACCAGCCGTCTTCGGAACCGGAACGCCGGTATATGCCGGGGCTCGACGGGCTCAGAGCGCTCGCCGTGCTGGCCGTTATCTTCTATCATCTGAATTACGGCTGGGCGCCCGGTGGATTTCTCGGCGTGGCTGTCTTTTTCGTCCTGTCGGGCTACCTGATTACGGATTTGCTGGCGGCGGAATGGCGGGAGGCCGGGCGGATCGATTTGAAGCGCTTCTGGGTGCGCCGGTTTCGCCGGCTCGTGCCCGCGCTTGTCGTCCTTCTTGCGGCGGCCGCGGTTTGGGAGGCCGCATTCGAGCAGCCGGGGCTGACGGCTCTGATGCAAAATGCGTTGTCCGCGCTGCTGTACGTGAACAACTGGTGGCTCATTGTTCACCAGGTTTCTTACTTTGAGAGCTTCGGTCCGGCATCGCCGGTCGGCCACCTGTGGTCCTTGTCGGTAGAGGAGCAGTTTTACCTGCTGTGGCCGTTTCTGCTGTTGGCCGGGTTCCGCTTCATCCGCCGCCGCGGCCTGCTGCTGGCGGCAATTGTCCTGCTGGCCGCCGGGTCGGCTGTGCTGATGGCAGGGCTGTACCAGCCCGGTTCGGACCCCAGCCGCGTCTATTACGGAACGGATACCCGGGCTTTCGGGCTGCTCATCGGCGCGGCTCTTGCCGTCGTTTGGCCGAGCCGCAGGCTCGGCAGTACCGTTTCGGCCGGCGTCCGTAAGACGGTCGATGCGGTTGGGACGGCCGGCCTGCTCGCCGTGCTGCTGATGATGTGGCGGATCGACGAGTATAACGATTTTCTGTACCGAGGCGGCTTTGTAGTATTGTCTGTTTGTACGGCCGCAGCCGTCGCGGCGATCGCCCATCCGGCAAGCCGGCTTGGCGCGTTCATGTCGTGGAAGCCGCTTCGTTGGATCGGCGAACGTTCTTACGGCATTTATTTGTGGCATTATACCGTGATTGTGGCGACGAGCCCGGCCGTCAACACAAATGGCGTCAATGTGCCGCTCTCGCTGCTCCAAATTGCGGTCAGCTTCGGGCTGGCGGCACTGTCGTACCGGTATATTGAACGCCCGATTCGAAACGGCGCGTTAAAGGGGCTGCGGCGGCGAATGACGGCCGCCTGGAGGGGCGCCCGTCCCGCAGCGAAAGGAAAAATGACCTATGCATCCGCGCTCTGCCTGCTGATGATCTGCCTGATCGGCGCGGCTTGCAAGGATTCCACATCGCCGGCTCAAGCAGCTTCGAATCCGCAAACGCCGGTCATGTCCGGCGACGGGCAGCAAGCGGCCGGTGAGCCGGCAGCCCGGAACGGTCAGCCGGGTAGCGGCGAATTGCCGGCGCAATCGGACGCAGCCGACCAGCCGGGCGGCGGTGAAACGCCGGCGCAATCGGGCGGTGCCGGTCAGCCGGGCAGCGGTGCAACGCCGGCGCAATCAGGCGCTGCGGGCGCCAGCCCGGGCTCGGCCCAAGCGGGGACCGGTGCGCCCCGGCAAGGCAGAGACGGCGGGCCGAACCAAGGCGCGGCCGGTACCGGCGCCGCAGGCAAGCCTGCGGCCAAAGCGGGTGAAGGAGTTACGGCGATCGGCGATTCCGTGCTGCTCGGCGTATCCAAACAGCTGGAGAAGCGGCTTCCCGGTATCGTCGTCGATGCCAAAGTCGGGCGGCAAATGACTCAGGCAGCCGACGAACTGACCAGGCTGAAGGCGGAAGGGAAGCTGGGCAGCCGCGTCATTATCGAGCTTGGAACGAACGGGCCGTTCGCCAAAAAGCAGCTCGTCAAGCTGCTGGACGCGTTGAAAAGCGCCGATCGGGTGCTGCTCGTCAATACCCGCGTCCCCCGCAAATGGCAGGACGACGTGAATAAGTCGCTGAAGTCGGCAGCGGCGGATTATCCGAACGTAAAGCTGGTCGACTGGTACGCCGCGAGCAAGGGCCATGACGCGTTTTTTACCCGCGACGGGGTTCATCTGCAAACGGACGGCGCCAAGTTTTACGCCGCCATGCTGGCCGATGCGCTGCAGCAGGAATAG
- a CDS encoding sugar phosphate isomerase/epimerase family protein, with the protein MKLKLIKALWGMNGSLESQFERIAAAGYDGVEAPLPAAEDEQRFRDLLRSYGFDYIAMVFTAGDEHLDSFERQVNRAADFRPLSITSHSVSDSMPVEEQVAFFRKAAEIERGLGIPVGHETHRGRALFNPWDTSRVLREVPGMKLTADFSHWCCVCESTLDNQEAHLEAAFPRVLHIHGRVGYAEGPQVPDPRAPEYSRELSRHLGWWDRIVEEKRKAGAEFVTFTPEFGPPGYLHTLPFTNQPVADLWDVCLWMAQTFKARFEGK; encoded by the coding sequence ATGAAATTGAAACTGATTAAAGCGCTGTGGGGCATGAACGGCTCGCTCGAGAGCCAGTTCGAACGAATTGCCGCAGCGGGCTACGACGGGGTTGAAGCGCCGCTGCCTGCGGCGGAGGATGAGCAGCGTTTCCGCGACCTGCTGCGGTCGTACGGCTTCGATTATATCGCGATGGTGTTCACGGCCGGCGATGAACACTTAGACTCCTTCGAACGGCAGGTCAATCGGGCGGCGGATTTTCGGCCGCTCAGCATTACCTCGCACAGCGTATCAGACAGCATGCCTGTCGAGGAGCAGGTCGCTTTTTTCCGCAAAGCGGCGGAAATCGAACGCGGGCTCGGCATTCCGGTCGGCCATGAGACGCATCGCGGACGAGCCTTATTCAATCCGTGGGATACGTCCCGCGTCCTGCGCGAGGTTCCGGGAATGAAGCTGACGGCGGATTTCAGCCATTGGTGCTGCGTCTGCGAATCGACGCTGGACAACCAGGAGGCGCATTTGGAGGCGGCGTTCCCGCGCGTCCTTCACATTCATGGCCGGGTCGGTTATGCCGAAGGGCCGCAGGTGCCGGACCCGCGCGCCCCCGAATATTCCCGCGAGCTCAGCCGCCATCTCGGCTGGTGGGACCGGATCGTGGAGGAGAAACGGAAGGCCGGCGCCGAATTCGTCACCTTCACGCCCGAATTCGGGCCGCCGGGCTATTTGCACACGCTGCCGTTTACGAACCAGCCCGTCGCCGATTTATGGGACGTCTGCCTCTGGATGGCGCAAACATTTAAAGCCCGCTTCGAAGGAAAATAA
- a CDS encoding sugar phosphate isomerase/epimerase family protein yields MSVKLGMRIPPKIGAEGIEKAAVWAKEAGLDVLDVPRLNPEVKEACAKAGIGIGSVDAAGVGRLLSRDERRRAEAAASIKEQMTAMSQQGGSVMFMCLVPEDPALPRKEGFAIWKESFPDVVRHAESCGVYIAIEGWPGPAPHYPTLGCTPEMWRAMFEAVPSKHFGLNYDPSHLVRLGIDYMRALDEFGERVNHCHGKDTSVMEEELYAVGVLPATFGEKYAFSEGSWRYTVPGRGDVDWGKVSAGLSRLGYDGAVSIELEDHDYWGSLEAERQGIIAAAEHLARHFR; encoded by the coding sequence ATGAGTGTTAAACTTGGCATGCGAATTCCGCCGAAGATCGGCGCGGAAGGGATCGAAAAGGCAGCGGTATGGGCGAAGGAAGCCGGACTCGACGTTCTCGACGTGCCGCGGCTTAATCCCGAGGTGAAGGAGGCGTGCGCAAAGGCCGGCATCGGGATCGGATCCGTCGACGCGGCGGGCGTAGGCCGTCTGCTGAGCCGTGACGAAAGGCGCCGCGCCGAAGCGGCCGCCTCCATCAAGGAGCAGATGACCGCGATGTCGCAGCAGGGCGGGAGCGTCATGTTCATGTGTCTCGTACCCGAGGACCCCGCGCTGCCGCGCAAGGAAGGGTTCGCCATCTGGAAGGAATCGTTCCCGGACGTCGTCCGGCATGCGGAAAGCTGCGGCGTTTACATCGCCATCGAAGGATGGCCGGGTCCGGCGCCGCATTACCCGACGCTCGGCTGCACGCCCGAAATGTGGCGCGCGATGTTCGAAGCGGTTCCGTCCAAGCACTTCGGTCTCAACTACGACCCGTCCCATCTGGTGCGGCTAGGCATTGATTATATGCGCGCCCTGGACGAATTCGGCGAGCGCGTGAACCACTGCCACGGCAAAGATACGTCGGTGATGGAAGAGGAGCTGTACGCTGTCGGCGTGCTGCCCGCGACGTTCGGCGAGAAATACGCTTTTTCGGAAGGCTCCTGGCGGTACACGGTTCCCGGGCGCGGCGACGTGGACTGGGGCAAGGTATCGGCAGGGCTGAGCCGGCTTGGCTACGACGGCGCAGTCAGCATCGAACTGGAGGATCACGATTACTGGGGCTCGCTCGAGGCGGAGCGACAAGGCATCATTGCCGCCGCCGAGCATCTGGCCCGTCATTTCCGCTGA
- a CDS encoding helix-turn-helix domain-containing protein, producing MTAPFMLRYEYRKSSPAKALWLQSHDHFEIFYFHEGQGDYLIGDQIHALQPGTLIIMHGLTPHSPSSLGEHPYVRSLINFDPAYVRTASRQLFEVHVLEPFEKLCNHAVRLQSGQQKEMEELLAKMNGLYGREGAAAYDRFRLAFLDVLLFICDVLREPVRQNREERQQPHVRDVLSYLEEHFREDVTLERLENSLHLNRHYLARTFKKWTGTTIFHYLYRRRVNQAKIDFLLQPDKTVTDVCFQTGFKNVSHFSRVFKEHEGVGPEQFRRSMMRMSAGGADKVNLSKTAGPFSSTRQ from the coding sequence ATGACCGCTCCGTTCATGCTTCGTTACGAATACCGCAAGAGCTCGCCGGCCAAGGCGCTGTGGCTGCAGTCGCACGATCATTTCGAAATTTTTTATTTCCACGAAGGGCAGGGCGATTATCTGATCGGGGATCAAATCCATGCCCTTCAGCCGGGAACGCTTATCATTATGCACGGGCTAACCCCGCATTCGCCAAGCAGCTTGGGCGAGCACCCGTACGTCCGCTCGCTCATTAATTTCGATCCGGCGTACGTCCGCACGGCGTCCCGGCAGCTGTTCGAGGTTCACGTGCTGGAGCCGTTCGAAAAGCTGTGCAACCATGCGGTCCGTCTGCAAAGCGGTCAGCAGAAGGAGATGGAGGAGCTGCTGGCCAAAATGAACGGGCTGTACGGCAGGGAGGGGGCCGCCGCCTATGACCGGTTCCGGCTTGCTTTTCTCGATGTGTTGTTATTCATCTGCGATGTGCTGCGGGAGCCCGTCAGACAGAACCGCGAGGAGCGGCAGCAGCCGCACGTTCGCGATGTCCTGTCGTACCTGGAGGAGCATTTCCGCGAGGACGTCACGCTCGAAAGGCTGGAAAACAGCCTCCACCTGAACCGTCATTATCTCGCCCGGACATTCAAGAAATGGACCGGCACGACGATTTTTCACTATTTGTACCGGAGGCGGGTCAATCAGGCGAAAATCGACTTCCTGCTCCAGCCGGACAAGACGGTGACGGATGTCTGCTTCCAGACCGGCTTCAAGAACGTTTCGCATTTCAGCCGCGTGTTTAAGGAGCACGAAGGCGTCGGCCCGGAGCAGTTCCGGCGAAGCATGATGCGGATGTCCGCCGGCGGTGCCGATAAAGTCAATCTCAGCAAAACGGCCGGCCCATTTTCATCAACGAGGCAGTAA
- the modB gene encoding molybdate ABC transporter permease subunit yields the protein MNWNDFWSPVRLSLQIGLLSSIAALVAGTGIAWLLSRRAFRGKLLVETALMLPLLLPPSVVGFLLLVLLGRRSWAGRFIEWLFSAPIVFTWWAAAVASCVVAFPLVYQTMKTGFASVDRNLEDAARSIGAGEWQVFRHVTLPLTYRPLLTAYILGFARGLGEFGATLMIAGNIPGKTQTIPTAIYIAVDAGNTTMAWAWTGSIIVISFLLLLVTGRKS from the coding sequence ATGAACTGGAACGATTTTTGGTCCCCGGTCCGGCTGTCGCTCCAAATCGGCTTACTGTCGAGCATCGCGGCGCTTGTCGCGGGAACGGGCATTGCCTGGCTGTTGTCTCGCCGGGCATTCCGAGGAAAGCTGCTGGTGGAAACGGCGCTGATGCTGCCGCTTTTGCTGCCGCCGTCCGTCGTCGGCTTTCTGCTCCTCGTGCTGCTTGGCCGGCGAAGCTGGGCCGGGCGTTTCATTGAGTGGCTGTTTTCCGCGCCGATCGTGTTTACCTGGTGGGCGGCAGCCGTCGCCTCGTGCGTGGTCGCTTTTCCGCTCGTCTACCAGACGATGAAGACCGGCTTCGCTTCGGTCGACCGAAATCTGGAGGACGCGGCGCGGTCCATCGGGGCCGGCGAATGGCAGGTGTTCCGGCATGTTACCCTTCCGCTGACCTACCGGCCGCTCCTGACCGCGTATATTCTCGGCTTTGCGCGCGGCCTCGGCGAATTCGGCGCCACCCTGATGATAGCCGGCAACATCCCGGGCAAGACGCAAACGATTCCGACGGCGATTTATATCGCGGTCGATGCGGGGAATACGACGATGGCCTGGGCTTGGACGGGTTCGATCATCGTCATTTCGTTTCTGCTGCTGCTGGTCACCGGCCGCAAGTCGTAA
- the modA gene encoding molybdate ABC transporter substrate-binding protein, with protein sequence MFKRAKGSILLIAFIAAALAFAGCGASNTGGGALTGNAGGAGKAQGSIAAGGPSSNGAGTNETNGKPAETVELTVSAAASLTDALNEIKTAYEASHAGIRINFNFGASGALQQQIEQGAPADLFLSAATKNMKSLVDKQLIDTNHETNLLNNELVVVVPADGAAAIANEADLTKASVRKIAIGIPESVPAGNYAEESLISAKLWETLQKKTVQGKDVRQVLQYVETGNADAGFVYRTDALTSKKVKVAFSVDPKSYSPIEYPAGIVKATKHSKEAEDFYSYLQSDDALNVFVKYGFSIPK encoded by the coding sequence ATGTTTAAACGTGCAAAAGGCAGTATCTTATTGATCGCGTTTATCGCCGCAGCTCTCGCGTTCGCAGGCTGCGGAGCGAGCAATACGGGGGGCGGCGCGCTAACCGGGAATGCCGGCGGAGCGGGGAAAGCGCAAGGCTCAATCGCGGCGGGCGGGCCATCATCGAATGGCGCGGGCACGAACGAGACAAACGGGAAACCCGCGGAAACGGTGGAGCTGACCGTTTCGGCCGCGGCCAGCTTGACCGATGCGCTCAATGAAATCAAAACGGCCTACGAGGCCTCTCATGCCGGTATCCGTATCAACTTTAATTTCGGCGCGTCCGGCGCCCTGCAGCAGCAGATCGAACAAGGAGCGCCGGCGGACCTGTTCCTTTCGGCCGCAACGAAAAACATGAAGTCGCTGGTGGACAAGCAGCTCATCGATACGAACCATGAAACGAACTTGCTGAACAACGAGCTGGTCGTCGTCGTGCCGGCCGATGGGGCTGCGGCGATCGCAAACGAAGCGGATTTGACGAAGGCGAGTGTGCGGAAGATCGCGATCGGCATCCCGGAGAGCGTCCCAGCAGGCAATTATGCCGAGGAGTCGCTGATCAGCGCCAAGCTGTGGGAAACGCTGCAGAAGAAAACCGTTCAAGGCAAAGACGTCCGGCAGGTGCTGCAGTACGTCGAAACGGGGAATGCCGACGCCGGCTTCGTGTACAGGACGGACGCTTTGACATCTAAGAAGGTGAAGGTCGCCTTTTCCGTCGATCCGAAAAGCTACTCGCCGATCGAGTACCCGGCCGGGATCGTCAAAGCGACGAAGCACAGCAAGGAAGCCGAAGATTTCTACTCGTATCTCCAGTCGGATGACGCTCTAAACGTATTCGTCAAATACGGCTTTTCGATTCCGAAGTAA
- a CDS encoding TVP38/TMEM64 family protein produces MRRWLLLLLYMALLSVVWHYRHDVLEWMRSGQAPLYMSLPAVTLLAFVPVVPYGLVIGLMGRMYGALAGALISWAGAWVAAVAMYGLFRSALRLKGKAYIERHKGFERWTSWIERHPFGFVLLSRLTPVLPQDAVNIYAAVAGVPFPAYAAASALGKLPGMLVFAFIGRHLAANWHSSLAVAGVYACFLLAVYGTYRVWARN; encoded by the coding sequence ATGAGACGCTGGCTGCTTCTGCTGCTGTATATGGCTTTGCTCTCGGTTGTCTGGCATTACAGGCACGACGTGCTGGAATGGATGAGGAGCGGACAGGCTCCCCTCTATATGTCGCTGCCGGCCGTCACGCTGCTGGCTTTTGTCCCGGTCGTGCCGTACGGTCTCGTGATCGGGCTGATGGGCCGCATGTACGGCGCGCTGGCGGGCGCACTGATCAGCTGGGCCGGAGCATGGGTGGCCGCGGTCGCGATGTACGGGCTGTTCCGTTCCGCTCTGCGCCTGAAGGGAAAGGCTTATATCGAACGGCACAAAGGCTTCGAACGGTGGACGTCGTGGATCGAGCGGCATCCGTTCGGATTCGTGCTGCTGTCCCGCCTGACTCCGGTGCTTCCGCAGGATGCGGTCAATATTTACGCGGCGGTCGCCGGAGTGCCGTTTCCCGCGTACGCTGCGGCGTCGGCGCTCGGCAAGCTGCCGGGAATGCTCGTTTTCGCGTTCATCGGGCGGCACCTTGCGGCGAACTGGCATTCGTCTCTGGCCGTTGCCGGCGTATACGCCTGCTTTCTGCTGGCCGTATACGGAACGTACCGGGTATGGGCTCGTAATTAA
- the tatA gene encoding twin-arginine translocase TatA/TatE family subunit, whose translation MSDIGLPGFILLIVVALLLFGPKKLPELGNAFGRTLREFRKGASELMSEGERRPEPGPRSAAAPEPIEAVQPTESKKELPE comes from the coding sequence ATGTCGGATATCGGATTGCCCGGTTTCATTTTATTGATTGTCGTCGCGCTGCTGCTGTTCGGACCGAAAAAGCTGCCGGAGCTCGGCAATGCGTTCGGGCGGACCTTGCGCGAATTCCGCAAAGGTGCCAGTGAATTGATGAGCGAAGGCGAGCGCCGTCCCGAGCCCGGCCCGCGGAGCGCCGCCGCTCCAGAGCCGATCGAAGCCGTTCAGCCGACCGAGTCGAAGAAGGAGCTTCCCGAATAG
- the abc-f gene encoding ribosomal protection-like ABC-F family protein translates to MTLISCRGLTKSYGDINVLRDVRLDIAAGERVGLVGMNGAGKTTLANLIFGSVRPDEGTILRGREELKTGYLLQSTSYTAGTFRKMAVDDAQAGANGRFLELTSHLGLKKVREWSGERFAGLSGGEKTKLAIAHIWSSKPDLLILDEPTNHLDFEGVEWLIGELRTFAGAALIISHDRYFLDRTVNRIVELEGGASVEYPGSYTFYREEKARRFESRLREYEKRIRYEQKIEAEIDRLDSWSSKAHREAGKTGKMAEMRAGVKEFYRGKAKKMDRQIKSRTKRLEKLRTEGAEKPEEEAQVRFSWDSPDKRGRRIVHADRIGQAFGSRTLFRDSSFSVLLGEKIGLIGKNGCGKTTLLRMIAGTETPASGQLWVSPAARIAWLTQDVGDLDPRRSVLEQLQETHALRGEISKARTLLANMGFDESMLAKPIGQLSLGERTRVKLAELMLLGHDLLMLDEPTNHLDLASRERLEETLTEYDGTLLVVSHDRYLLEKICDKLLVFGDGAVQRSEHGFHAFMERAERERAAPREDDAQLLAERHMLIGNRIAALLGELSLCSPGDALYGALDAEFRQLTEEKKRLQERL, encoded by the coding sequence ATGACCTTGATAAGCTGTCGCGGCTTAACCAAAAGCTACGGCGATATAAACGTCCTCCGGGACGTTCGGCTGGATATCGCGGCCGGAGAGCGTGTCGGCCTCGTCGGCATGAACGGTGCCGGCAAAACGACGCTGGCCAATCTCATTTTCGGGAGCGTCCGGCCCGATGAAGGAACGATTCTGCGCGGCAGGGAAGAGCTGAAAACCGGATATTTGCTGCAGTCTACCTCCTATACGGCGGGCACGTTTCGCAAAATGGCGGTTGATGACGCTCAAGCGGGTGCTAATGGCAGGTTTCTGGAGCTGACGAGCCATCTCGGGCTGAAAAAGGTGCGGGAGTGGTCGGGGGAACGTTTTGCCGGACTAAGCGGCGGGGAGAAAACGAAGCTCGCGATCGCCCATATTTGGTCGTCGAAGCCCGATCTGCTCATCCTCGACGAGCCGACGAACCACCTCGATTTCGAGGGAGTGGAATGGCTGATCGGCGAGCTGCGAACGTTCGCAGGTGCTGCGCTGATCATTTCACACGACCGGTATTTTCTCGACCGGACGGTTAACCGCATCGTCGAGCTTGAAGGAGGCGCCTCGGTTGAATATCCCGGCAGTTATACGTTTTACCGCGAGGAGAAGGCGCGCAGGTTCGAAAGCCGGCTGCGCGAATACGAGAAGCGGATCCGATACGAACAAAAAATCGAAGCTGAAATCGACCGGCTGGACAGCTGGTCGTCCAAGGCGCACCGCGAGGCGGGCAAGACCGGCAAAATGGCTGAAATGCGGGCGGGCGTCAAGGAATTTTACCGGGGCAAGGCAAAAAAGATGGACCGGCAGATCAAATCCCGGACGAAGCGGCTGGAGAAGCTGCGGACCGAAGGGGCGGAGAAGCCGGAGGAGGAGGCGCAGGTGCGCTTTAGCTGGGACAGCCCGGACAAACGCGGGCGCCGCATCGTCCATGCCGACCGGATCGGGCAGGCGTTCGGCTCGCGCACGCTTTTCCGGGACAGCTCCTTTTCGGTTCTGCTGGGAGAGAAAATCGGACTGATCGGCAAGAACGGCTGCGGCAAAACAACCCTCCTCCGAATGATCGCCGGCACCGAAACGCCGGCTTCGGGGCAGCTGTGGGTCAGCCCCGCTGCGCGGATTGCCTGGCTTACCCAGGATGTGGGCGATCTCGATCCCCGCCGGTCCGTGCTGGAGCAGCTGCAAGAGACGCACGCGCTGCGCGGGGAAATATCCAAAGCCCGCACACTGCTGGCCAATATGGGCTTTGACGAATCGATGCTGGCGAAACCGATCGGACAGCTCAGCCTCGGGGAGCGGACGCGGGTCAAGCTGGCGGAGCTGATGCTGCTGGGGCACGACCTGCTCATGCTCGACGAACCGACGAACCATCTCGATCTCGCAAGCCGGGAACGGCTCGAGGAAACGCTGACGGAATACGACGGCACGCTGCTGGTCGTCTCCCACGACCGTTACTTGCTGGAAAAAATATGCGACAAGCTGCTGGTGTTTGGAGACGGCGCGGTTCAAAGGAGCGAGCACGGCTTCCATGCCTTTATGGAGCGGGCGGAGCGGGAGCGGGCCGCGCCGCGGGAGGACGATGCGCAGCTGCTTGCCGAGCGGCATATGCTGATCGGCAACCGCATCGCCGCCCTGCTGGGCGAGCTGAGCCTCTGTTCGCCGGGCGACGCGCTGTACGGCGCGCTCGACGCCGAGTTCCGGCAGCTGACGGAGGAGAAAAAACGGCTGCAGGAGAGGCTTTAG
- a CDS encoding GNAT family N-acetyltransferase, with the protein MAGDCVSLVKPSAGLRDGYMDFYREWKDSGEDMVPWVISREPDDFDAMVQFLHDQEREDHLPGWVPSSTYWLAAGRRIVGAVNIRHRLTERLLQRGGHIGYGIRPSERRKGYATRLLALSLEEARRLGIASALIVCDSWNIASAKTILNNGGVPDAHFTEENGNVIKRFWIPLQFRTAPGERNRR; encoded by the coding sequence ATGGCAGGCGATTGCGTGTCGCTGGTAAAGCCGTCCGCCGGACTGCGGGACGGCTACATGGATTTTTACCGGGAGTGGAAGGACAGCGGCGAGGATATGGTTCCCTGGGTCATTAGCCGGGAACCGGACGATTTTGACGCGATGGTGCAATTTCTGCACGATCAGGAACGGGAGGACCATCTTCCCGGCTGGGTGCCTTCCTCCACGTATTGGCTCGCGGCCGGGCGGCGGATTGTCGGGGCGGTCAACATCCGCCACCGGCTGACGGAGAGGCTGCTGCAGAGAGGCGGCCATATCGGCTACGGGATCCGGCCCTCGGAGCGGCGAAAAGGCTACGCGACCCGGCTGCTCGCATTATCCCTGGAGGAAGCCCGGCGTCTGGGAATCGCAAGCGCCCTGATCGTCTGCGACAGCTGGAATATCGCCTCCGCAAAAACGATCCTCAATAACGGCGGCGTACCGGATGCCCATTTTACGGAAGAGAACGGAAACGTCATCAAACGGTTCTGGATTCCGCTGCAGTTTCGTACGGCTCCGGGCGAGCGTAACCGGCGTTAA
- a CDS encoding HAD family hydrolase — protein sequence MIKAVIFDFDGLIIDTETCEMNAWRAMYEEHNAQFPEEVLLGRIGTRDAFDPFEELIGRASAALDKELLREAFRVHLQRLLDCEQARLGVEDYLRTARELGLHIGLASSSNRIWIEPFLERLGLRHYFDAMRTFDDVKNAKPDPELYQRVLADFGILPQEAIAFEDSVNGSLAAVRAGLHCVIVPNATTRRMTFPAGVFARLDSMAELPLRELIRSIGDESLDSSGVAGA from the coding sequence ATGATAAAAGCGGTTATTTTTGATTTCGACGGTCTGATCATCGACACCGAAACGTGCGAAATGAATGCATGGCGGGCGATGTATGAGGAGCACAACGCTCAGTTTCCGGAGGAGGTGCTTCTCGGGCGAATCGGTACCCGGGATGCGTTCGATCCGTTTGAAGAACTCATCGGGCGGGCTTCAGCCGCGCTCGATAAGGAGTTGCTGCGGGAGGCATTCCGCGTCCATTTACAGCGCCTGCTCGATTGCGAGCAGGCGAGACTGGGCGTCGAGGACTACCTGCGAACGGCGAGAGAGCTCGGCCTGCATATCGGGCTGGCGTCCAGCTCGAACCGGATTTGGATCGAGCCGTTTCTGGAGAGGCTTGGGCTGCGGCATTATTTCGATGCGATGCGCACCTTCGACGATGTGAAAAACGCGAAGCCGGACCCCGAGCTGTATCAGCGCGTCCTTGCCGATTTCGGCATTTTGCCGCAGGAGGCGATCGCCTTCGAGGACTCCGTGAACGGCTCGCTGGCCGCCGTGCGCGCCGGGCTCCACTGCGTGATCGTGCCGAACGCGACGACGCGGCGAATGACGTTTCCCGCCGGCGTGTTCGCTCGGCTCGACTCGATGGCCGAGCTGCCGCTTCGGGAGCTGATTCGTTCGATCGGCGACGAATCGCTTGACTCTTCCGGGGTTGCGGGCGCCTGA